The Penicillium psychrofluorescens genome assembly, chromosome: 2 nucleotide sequence TCCTGACTTCATAATATCCCCGGGTTGTGGCTGATACAGCAAATTATTTATTCTCTTGGCGCCAGATAATtattatcatcatcattcaaGTCCCGCTCGACAGATGGGCAAATTAACCACCGTTTCCTCTCTATAGCATGTACACTAGGAGGCAAGTAGACCTCAAGGTCAATTCAATCATGCAAGTCTTGGTAATCGTAAAAGCCGCTTCTCGCTGAAAGACAGTCGAAACAAGAATCGAAGAAAAACAAACGAAAGTCAAATGCAAGGGTATTCGTAGTCAGATCATGCATGGCTTGCTGAAAAGAAGGAAATCATAAAGTCAAAGTCCAGGGATAGGTATCATCAAAAAATCGatcaaaagaaagaaagaacgaaaAAATCATTCGTAAGTATCGTGAAGGAAAGCTAGACGCTCGCTGTGCGCCGCTTTTCACTCGGTTTCTGCGCATAGGCAATCAGCATGCGGAATCCCGTACCGCGCTTCTGGCACTCGCGCAAGACCTTGCGGTCATTCCACATGCTGGGACTGCCATCACCTGTGTCTGGGAGGACGGGTTCCTCGTAGCATTTTGTGTACCACCAACGGCCAACGCGTGCCACGATCTTGGCGATGGACTCATCATTTGCAGGTGAGGGAGATGGATCGGATAGCAGATCCCCGAGGGAGATGTTGGCGTCTTCGGATGGGGATTTGCTCTGGCTGCCCGAAGTGGTGGTCACGGAAATGGTGGGCAGCGAGAACGCGGTGGATGGGGTGGTGGCAGTCGCGGAGATGGATCTGTTGGACGACGATGTGGTCGAGTCGGATGACCGAACGACCATCCCTGCGACGGGGATCCGGACCATGCAGCGCTGCAGGTTGTCGAAGCCCTGGCAGCCGATGAGACGCTGGACGTTGTCGCTGGCCGGCTTGAGGCTGACAGATGGGTTTGCGAGACaggtcttctccttcagtCGACGAACGGCTCGGCGGGAACGCACTCCCATATTCACCATATCCCTATCCAGCAGGCTCATCTCGAGGTAGCCACCGGAACGGAGCACACGTTTACATTCTTGGACCATGTTGCTCTGGATCGTCTCGGAGCAGGCGGCGGGGAATCGCAACACGGCGACAGTGAAGTAGTCCTTGGGAAAGGGCAGCGGGTTCCCCAATCCCATGTGATAAACGGTGTGGTGGTTGGTCGGTGGCTGCCACGCCGCGGGATGAGGCGTTGCGGCGGAGACCGGCCTACCGCTCAGACTATAGACTTCTGCATCGGGGTATGTCAAAGAGCAGTAGAAAGACCAGTCGTCATTGCCCAGACCGTCAATCACAAGGATTCGCCCATGAGTACCAGTTTTGACGTGGTTGTGTGCCGGGCTGAAGAGGACCCGGCCAAACGACAACCAGCGACTCGTCATCAACGAGGCAGACCGCATGTTGGTACGTGTCGCGGCATCCCAATCACGCTCTGAAGATCCAAGCACGGTATTTCGTCCTTCTTCAGATGGGGTTGGCGCgggcggaggaggtgcgGCGAGGGAATGAAGAAAAGTTGACTGCTGCTCGTGCAAATGTTCCGATGATGGGCTACGCTCAATATGGCTAGGGACCCCAGGAATATTCAAGTGCTCGTCGCTGTGTTCGGCGTATCCAGCGATGAGGTCACTGTAAGACGGCTGAGATGACGGAGCGATTGTTGACGCAGCGATGGTTGACGCACGCAACGCCGACATAATCTGAGACCGCCGGAGCCGGACAGAACTGGTGCTCGATCGAGTAGATTCGGCTGGCAGGTAAGATTGAGGTTGATCGGTATTGTTCAACTCATCTTGAAGCGTCTTGCTCGCCTTAGTGGCCAAATCGAACTTGTTCTCCTCTTCAGCCGGTGGGTCTGGTTTCGGTTCTTCGGGAGACAGGGTGTAGTCAATCAGGTCATCGTACTCGTTCCAAACCTCATCTTCAGTCGGTGCCGATCCAGGCGTCGGAGCCACTGCTGTCACTGCCGCCAATGCTCCagagctgctggaagacgGCGAGCTCCTGTTCGGAGAGAAATGAATAAACTCATTGTTCGAATAGGGTCCAGCCAGGAAGTCTAGAGCGCTAGCTTGTTCGGGTGCGCTGAACGCCTGAGTGTATCCGTAGCCCCGGTCCAAAGGCTGACTGGACCGGATGTCTGAGTATGCGCTCGAAGGCGAGCTGTTGGCTGGCATCGAATTATGCAATTCCTCCGTCACCGGCGCCATGAGACTCGGCAGGTCAACAACACTGAAAGGCCTCGAGAAAGAGTCCACAGCAGGCCGGTGCGACCTGTCACGTCGAGAAACCACCTGCGGAATACGGCCCACAGACGCCAGTCGACTGGGACGGTTTTCTTCGGTGCTTTCATCATGGTTTGGTGCCATGAGGTTGCGATTGAACATCGCCGTCTTTGGAGATGGGTGGTAATCACTCTGAAATTCGCCGTGCAACTTGGGTGGAGACCGGAGAAGAatggatggcttcttccgTATGTTCAGGCCTGCAGGAACCGCCACATGCTGGAGATACTCTTCTTCGGTTGGCGGGGAATCTTCAATTTTCTTAAtgatgtcttccagctcgTCCGAATCCGTATCAACCATTGCGTAGTGTGCAACAGGCCGAGTGTTCGCCACCGGTGAAATTGAAGCGTGCAGCTGGGCGGTATGGGAATCGGGCACAGTCGACGGTGAGCTCTTCTGCTCACTGCCACGGTTTCTCTGGAACAGATTCCACCTCGAAGTCTTGGACTTCTTTCCTTGTTTGCCTTCTTGTCGATCAGAGTCCGTGGGTTGCTCGGGGAGATGGGCTGTGCTTTTCGGGGGCACAGAGCTTGAACCGTGACTGGATAGAGACGCTCGAGTTGTGGTGGCCTCGGTATTCGCAAAGATACTGTTTCCCTTCCCTTGTGGAACAGGCATTCGAGACTTGGCGGGCTTTTGAGCATCGTTAATACTTGGACGTCGTTCCAAACTCTTCGTGTGCGAGTAGATGAGACCCAAGCCCGATTCACTGGGCGTACCCGTTTCAGAAGTCCCAATCGATGTTGCCAACGAATCAGTGGACTGAGCAGAAGACGTGACCGGGGTGTGACGAGGCATGTTTGCAGTGGAAGAAACGCTAACACTGCTCATGCTCTGTTCACTCTGCGTTCGCGAGAGTGCTGCTCCGTCCATACCTCCACCACTGATGACAACAGGCTCCAGGCGGGCCATCAGAAAGTCATCAATTTCCAGCTCCGGGCGACTGGACGCGCTGCCCTTGCTACTGGCCACTGATCGAGCCGTCGTACTTGTCGACCTAGCTCTTgttccgctgctgctgacaCTCGACTTCCTGCCACGCTGTGAATATTTACCGTATCCTTCGTGGCCCGTTCCGGCTGCAGGGCCCTTTCGGGCTGGCCTCGATTGCTCGGATGCATTgtcgtccagctcggcctTGGACTTCTTCGAGAAAAGACCAAACCGCTTAGGAGTTTCAGTCCTCTTGGGTGGAGCCTTCTCCTTCGGTGGCTCCTTGGTCAATGTTCGAGGTGATTTCCGAGAGAGGACTGGGGGCGCCGTCTCCGAAGTCGGGATGCGAGATAGACTCTTTGATTGAACGGAGTCGGTCGATGCAGCGGCCGAGCGGTTCGGAGCTGGGTGAGATTTgagctgctcggcagtcATGATCTTCTCAGCCGACTGACGCCTGGTATGACCCGTCGACCTGACATACGGCAGATTGCTTTGGATCACAGGTGATCTGTGCACGGTCAACCGATCGGTGCCATCTCTGCTCGGCCTTGGAGGGGTCAACGGTGTCTCTGGTGCGGAGGGTGGTGCAGCAGGAGTGGCAGTTCGAGGCTGATACAGGGGCTTCTCTGCTTCCTGCACTTCCTTGCGAGCCTTCTCGACATTGAGATCCGATTTCTGCGGGGGGCTGAAGTTCACAGAAGATTTCCTAGGCGGAGGGCTGCATGCCGGGCCTCGGATCTTGGTGGATACAGACTTGAGGCTTGGTCCGGAAGAGTTCGCGGGAGTTGTTGGCTTTTGTATGACAGGGCTTGCTCGATCGCTTTGCGGGCTGGCATAAGAAGTTGATGGCGATAAGAATGGCATTCTCGTTTGAGATGGGCTTGGTTGTCTGAGCCGCCCAGCCTTAGCCGACTGCACGATTCCTGGGGAGTACGATGACATGGTAGTCGGAGTCGACGTTCGGCTCCACATGCCCGGAGACTCGGAGTATCTTGTCGAGGGAGTGCTGgcagagggaaagaaaggagtAAGAGCAGGAGGTAGATCCTGCGTATCAACTGTGGTTCTAAGGCTAGCAAGCTCGGCCGGCCCTTGTTCCTCCATCCTGGTCTCATTCTTCTGGTTTGGGACATAGGCAGGTCTATACGGCGTTGGCGTTTGAGACTCTGAGAAGGGGGTATAGTTGGACTGGGCGGTTTCCTCGGGACGGGTATCTTGTGGGATCACCAAGCTCAACTTTTGAGACTGGCTCGGTTCCGTATTCTTGCCTATGGTCGCAGCCTTCCTGCGAAGAACGTTGCGAGGCCGTTTGGGGGCAGAAGGCTGAGGACGAATCACAGATGCGAATGGGTTGTTGACCTCCGGGGTCGATAGCGAGATCGGAATGCGCTCATTGTGATTTGAGGAGCCGATCGAAGACACCGGTGAGGTTGAAGATAACGAGCGGCCAGTGTTGGGGCGCGGCAGCAACGACTGGCGATTTGGACGGTTTGGGATCTGCTTTGACGTCGGCGGGAGTGCAGTAATTTGGCCACCATCCTCGGTGTCTGATATAGAGGATCCCTTGCTGGGTGTTCGAGATGTATAGTTCACTGGGCGTGCAATCTGAGATCGAGGGCCCCGGCCAGCATAAGTAATGCCGGGATGGGGGATCCCAGAAGGCGCCGGAGACGAGACATCCGGCTGTTGGGATCGAAAGTCCCTTGGTTGCGGCAAGCGTCGGCCGCCAGACGTGTTCCACGACATGGTGCGACCTTGAGCGAAGTCTCCGGATTCAATCCAGATAAGAAATTAAGCAACAGGGACATCAGATAGAAAGTGGGGGTCATCAAGCCTGCAACAGGGTTTCTGTCAGCGCCTGATCAGTTTCGCAGTAAGAACAGAAACAGCGAACGTACGGCATTTCCGGTCATCAGGTCATTGCAAGCAAAATGGGAGAGACGAGGTATCCAGCACGCAAGTCCAAACTCCGGAGTCGACGGGGGAAGATGGCCTTTAGAACACTGGATATTAAAAGATCGACGATCCATCCGCCACGAGGCCGCCCAAATCTATCAATAACGTCCACAGATAAGTCACGGTTTCTGTGCCGATCAGCGGTCTAAATCGGAGCTGCTTCGCCACAGTCTGGAGTCGCCGTGTGGCTTCGTGCCCAGTTTTGGACCCGCCACGTCAGCGCTCCGATGGAGCTGCAGGAAAATGCAAGATTCGGAGAATAAGAGAGTCCAGAAGTAAAAGGGAAAAATTAATGCTCAACACCCCCCCTGTCCAGGCGTGGGACTTTTTGTACCAAGTCGTCGAtgtggggggaggggggcaAAAAAGCCTTGCAGATGCTGGAACGCACAGAGGTTTGTGCGATTGACGGCGGCTCCGAGTCTGATGCTGCGCACGGGATCTCATTGGCGCAGATGGTGACTCCGGCTGTGATGAGTCGCGGGCGCGAAACCGCCGCCCGGGCCTGTGAAAAGAACCAGACCGTGTATCGGGGCCGAATAAGTGAACTGGATTAACTCCCACGGCCCCGCCGGCAGACCGAATACACAATACCACCATCAGAATGGATGATGAAGGGACGAACGTGCACTGTTGGATCCCCACTGGGCTGTCGAATCGTCGTGCGCGACAAGCTGACAGGCTATGATTCCCCGGTGGCGTCGAAGGGTCTGTCGCTAATGCATGGACCGGCCTTGTTTGCATCATGTTGGCGGACAGGCGAGCTGAGAGCTGCACGGATCGTCGTCGAGAGCCGCAAGCAAGATGCTTCGCCTGCCAACGCATCCTTATCATCCCCGGAGACGCCGAACGAGGTCGGAGAATTAAACAAGAAGGGATGGTATCCTCACCCCGTCATCCATGGTTCAGCGGAGGCCCGACCCGAGCCTTTCGTGGCGCTGGCCCCGCGAAGTAATACAGTCGGGCTTGTAACAATGGCCAGCCAGTGACGTTCCCAAAGCGCGGTCTGGCCAGCTTGACTAAATCACTTAGCGTCGTCGGATCCTCGCCCGCACGGGATGGGGGTCGTCCGTCTGGCTCGGATGGTGGATCTGGCCGAGCTGTGATGCTCCACCGACTCACTGGAGGACCGCATTCGAGGATGGGCCGGGGGAGATAGAAAAGGACGGCGGGCTGCCCAGCGCTACCGTGGTGATCCAAGGCTGCCGCCCGCATGATTTACAAGTGTCGATCGAGAACTGCAGGAACCGCGACTAATGCACTTTTCAGCGGACGATGATGATTGATTCCATTTCTCGAACTCCATACATAGTACAAACGCCCTGTAAAACCACCGACAATAACCACTGAATATCATGACAATTATGGAAGAGATTCTGGCGTTGGTTTTCGAAACATTCAGGCCGCCTGCGTGAACCGCTTCTTCCGCGCCTCCATCGCCTGAACATCCTGCTcgctccagctcttcttttGCGACGGCTGCGACGGCTGCGGCTTCTGCACACCACCCTCGCGGTTCCGGTTACCATCTCCTCCGCGTGGGCGATTGCGTGGTTGCCGGCCGCCCATATCTCGTCGCTTGCCTCCGCGCCCGCCCTGGTCATTGCGCGACCGCTTGCGAGAGCGCTCGTCGGGAAGGGCCTCGTCCAGGCCCTTGACGCCAACGCTGGCGCTGCTTTCAGTAGGGGCTTCCGCACCAGTGCTGAACCGCTTGGACCgctccagctgcttctgTGCCTCCTTCAATGCAGTCTCCGAGtcctcgacgatgccgaaCTTCTCGGCGCGCGCCTTGCGCTTCCGCAgctcctcatccagctcggACGAGGGCAGGCCCCTGGTGAAATCCACGGCGGGCTTCGCTTCAGCCTCCTGAGCAGGCGCGGCATCGGTGGCGGCGACAGCGCCGGTCGCTTCCACCTTCAGGTCATCGGTCGCGGCCGGGTCGGTGTCCAGCTTCTGGTTCGGCACGGCGACCGGGTTGGCGACGGGGCCCTTGCCGCCCGCAGCAATGGCCGCCGCGCCGGCCTCGGTCGACGGCTTCGCGGCAATCTCGGCGGGAACCTCGTCGTCCCAgtcgatgacatcgtcgGCGGCATCGGGCTTCCCGGCGGGTTTGCTTTCGTCGTCCTGCTGGAGGCGAGACACGAgatcggccttcttgcccgtgTGGGTGAGGGAGCGCGACTTGAGGATCTCAATCAGCTCGGCgttggtcttcttggcgtAGTCGGTGGCCATATTGGAGGATGCGACACGCAATGGGCTCGGGAGGTGGTTGAGGCACGAATGGCGGAAGATGACAGAAATTATGGCGGTCAAGATTCAGATGTAACAAACGCACATAATGCGCTCGATGGACGAGGGGCGTAGAGAGGGAGTGGATAGTCGATGACAACAGAAAGCAGAACAGGGAGGAACGCGACCGGGAGTCAATCGCGCTTGCCCGATCGGGATGGATCACGTGGTGCACTATATTCGTCCATCTCTATAACTAACAAGAGGTAAGTATTATTGACTGGCCCGGCAGGGATGAAGTCACTAGTAGTATTCGTTATCGTCTAATCTGGGTAATTGAATCATATTCAGGCGACCAAGATTTTCACCAGTTGTCGATCACAGCAGGTAGACTCGTATACTCGGCGACTCCGAGCTGACTCGACGATCAACGATTCTTTCTGCCTTGCTACGCGCGGAAGTCGCTTGGATCCGGGCATGCAGTCAACCATGCCACGTCAGAGTACCAACCAGCTGGAGCTTTGACTCATTAGCTACTGTGATTGTCGGAATTTGCAGGGAAGATTGGGTCTGCTGTGGCGCAGTGCATGCGGCATCCGCCATAGCTTACCGCCACATGTGTATACCTGAGGCACCAAGGTACCATCTGGAAATTGTAGAAAAGCACCAAAGGAGTTTCTTCGAATGATTGGGTCCAAGAGGCTGATAAGGAAACGTAGCACATCAAGGTTGTTACGCGAGGATCTATGGCTGCTCTGGTAAAGCTGTGTGGCGGGCTTCATCCTTCTGGTGGAAAATAGAAATTGGTTGTATGAAATAAGAATTAGGCCTTCCCTCTGCTCATTCTGGTCCTTGCAGGCATTCCAAGATAGAAAAGTAAACAATTAGGAGCCACTGTGTCTTTCACCCATAAAACCAGTACTCCGCAGCATAGTCAACCAATACAGTCCCTTGCTGTCCGGCACAGGTCGCTGGTGGGTTCCCGTTAAAGGTCTTGACCCGATACACCTCCTACAGACAAGTTAGTGACGGAAGTGCGTGGACACCAAATGGACATCATACCTTGATAGCGTTGCCGGCGGTAGAGACCAGTCTCAGCCACGCAACATCATTCTTCCCGTTAGCATCAGCGGGGGTGGCCACTCGGATGGGTGCCGTGGCGGATGCATTCTTAGCACCGTTCATCCAGGTATCAGTGCCCGTCAACTTGAGATCAAAGAACGGGTCTCCTGCAGCGTTGAAGTAATGCTCGCCGATGATAAGATTGGTAGTATTCGTGACCTGGCCTAGGATCATTGCCATGAACGCAAGAGACCCCAGAGGAACTTGCTCGATCATTGCAGGCAGCTCGTGCAGTAGAGTCATGGACTGCGATGCAAAGCAGGATGCATCGAACAGGGTTGCAGCAGCGCCAGTGGCTACTGGAATAATAGAACTGTTTGAAGAGGAGCATGTGTAGTTCTGCGTTCCGCGGCCGATGGCAATGTACTTGATACCTAGACCGGCAGCAGGTACAGGGAGCTGGACGCTGGTATTATTCACCGGAAGAATGGCGTTTGCGACCGAGCAGCTTCCGAAACTGATTTGATCGAGTTCGCTGGTGAGCTGGGAAAATGTGTTGGCCAAGTTGAGCGCCGTTGGGAGACTTGTTGCAGTCCCTGACGAACACGCTGTGGCCGCCAGGGAGAGAAACAGGAGCGCCAATAGCTGCATGATGAGACCGGATGGTGCCAGATGTTTAGGAGGAAAACATAGATTGGAGGAATAACTGTTCAGACCTGTGCTCGGAAAAGACACATGTATCAAATGATGGGAAATGCCTGGCAGGGAAAGCAATTATGATCTCGTCCCAGATGTAGTCATTCAGGCTTTGTTGATATATATCCAACAAAGGAACCGCCGACCATTGGAGTGAGTTTGTCGTAAAAATAGGTTGTTCGGCGTACTAGAATACCAACAAATCAGATCGCTAGGGGTTTAGATTAAAGGGAGTTGTCTATGCCCTATTGAGAGTTAGTGGATGACAGGCTTCTTTTTTAGGCGCATTGTGGACGCATCCCTGTATCTCTCGGCTTGGGAAGCCTTTCCTGAAACGGACGGGCGAGTGCTAAAAATGGCGCCTTTGTTTTCAATGTCCAATGACCTCTCAGACTTAAGCAAGATTCAATTTAAGCAAAACGCCCTACCCATAAGTGGCAGACGTGGGGTTGCTCTGTAAGATCTAGTTCCGGTCATTCCCCATAGAAAGGTGGTGTGATAGCTTCCTTCTAACCGCCAGGTAGCTGGTCATGCGGGTTTTGTTTTGCTAGATGCCATCTATATCTTACAGTTGCATTAACCAGAGATGAGCTGTACTGGCTGTGTAGTTATTTCCCAAGGTTTCGAGCTCCGCAAAGATGATAGTTCCGCGGCAACTACCCAACAGAGTCGATAATGTCACGCACCTAAAATTGGTCCGGAACATCCTGGAATCTGTTTTTAGATGCTGTGCAAATTAATGATTTGCTCTTTATTTTGATCTGTCTCATCATGTGAGATTTATTTTTATTGGATTTATTTTTATTCTTGGCGAAGCGCCTGCAACCCTCAATCGGGGCCGGCGCTTAGCGGATCGACTGGCCATTGGGCAGACAAATCTCCCATTGGTCGTTCAATAAATTAGGAAAACTGAAGAATGGAGATCTTGGGAGTAGCTCCCCAATTAAACGAATCAATCATCTTGGATCCCTCCAGGTTGCATGGTGGCCGCATCTACAGCACATGGATGTTTCTCGGATCCCTCCCTAATATCTCTCAAACAAAACCTCGAGACCATATCCTGTAGATTTCACAGAAATTGGCCGTGGAGCTTTACAGAGCTGTGCTTCCACAACCTTGCCCTTTTGTAGATTCCAACTGACAAATCAAAGCGAGCATGGTATTTACAACACGGTCTAGTGCTTCCATACTTTTCATCTAACAAGTAATACGGTTCGTCTACCTGAAAAATCCAATGCAATCAAATTGATTTCAACCAGAAGTATGGTTGAGCACAAGGCGATCAAGTGAGTAATCAACATATGCATCGTAATAAAAATCTTAGAATAGAGGTCACTACCTCTATTTGCTCTGCGTGCCACCTTTCCGTTTCAGGTCGGTCACGTGAGTCCATTAGTCATGGCTCTAGCGCGACTTCAAGGTCTGCATTTTGCGCGGACTCCCGAAGACATCGGCATCAACTGCATCCTcaaccatcatccccgcAGCCGTTTCAGCGGTGCCCGATCCGGATGTAGCAGCTGCTATCCTTCTTGCTGCAGTATCATAGGCTTGCCGTTATCCCTGTGACTCCCGACGCTGACCACCATGTCTGACGGTACGGTTTGCCCGGCTCCTCCCCTTGACCCATCACTGACATCTGTCGCAGCCGACATCGAGACCGTTCGGCGGCTTCAAGCTGAGCGTaatgctgctgctgctgtcaAAAAAGGTTCAAAGACATTTGATCCGTCTGCTCAGCGCACTGACAGCTCGACCAAGGCCTCCCTCACGGACACCTTCGATACAACCCTGTACGAGCGGACCGGGGCAGACAGGTTCTCGGGCTACGATACATCCATCGCTGTgaatggagatgatgaggacatggaagatgcggatgCAGGACATCGTCTGGTCGGCCAGTACACCGCAACCAGAGGCCAGATCGACGAGATGGCCCAAGGCAACGgtgttgaggaggaggacattCTTCTTGGTCGTGAGAAGGCGGGGCGGATTGCGGATCGTGAGACCGACTACCAAAAGCGCCGTTTCGATCGCGGGCCTCTGACGCCGACGCGTGCCGACCCTTTCGCTGCCAACGCCCATGCAAATGTGGAGGGAGATGGCCAGACCTACCGGGAAGTCATGGCTCTTCGCGAaattgagaaggaagaggagcgcGTTCAAAAGCTTATTGCTGAGAGGCGGGAGCGcggtgaagatgatgtgGTGGAACACCAAGCAACGTTGAGGGCAGCAGAAACCGACAAGGAAAACGCCGAGGCTGGCTCGACCGTTGAGGTTTCAATCGGAAGAAAGCGCAAGCAGAGATGGGACATGGCTTCGGAGGACGCAGCTGCGGCTGAAGCCGAGCCGGCAGCGGAGGCAAAGGCCAAGAGGTCGCGCTGGGATCAAACGCCCGTCCCTGGGGCTCCCGACGAAGGTGCCAAACGTCGCTCGCGATGGGATCAAGCGCCATCTCTCACATCCGCGACTCCTGTGGGCAACCAAGGTCTCGCCACTCCCATGCACCCGTCTCAAGGAGGCGCGGCCGGTGCTGGACCCGGGTTTGGAACTGATGTGTCCGGTCGCAATGCCGTATGGTCCGATGAGGAGCTAGACATGATGTTGCCCTCTGAGGGGTACAAGATTCTCGACCCTCCGCCAGGGTATGAGCCCGTTCGAACGGCCGCCAGAAAAATGATGGCGACACCAGCACCCGTGGCTGGCGCTGCCGGTGTTGGAGGATTCATGATGCAGGAGCCAGAAAGTGCTCGCTCGCTAGGCAAGGAACTGCCCACCGATATTCCTGGTG carries:
- a CDS encoding uncharacterized protein (ID:PFLUO_002335-T1.cds;~source:funannotate); translation: MSWNTSGGRRLPQPRDFRSQQPDVSSPAPSGIPHPGITYAGRGPRSQIARPVNYTSRTPSKGSSISDTEDGGQITALPPTSKQIPNRPNRQSLLPRPNTGRSLSSTSPVSSIGSSNHNERIPISLSTPEVNNPFASVIRPQPSAPKRPRNVLRRKAATIGKNTEPSQSQKLSLVIPQDTRPEETAQSNYTPFSESQTPTPYRPAYVPNQKNETRMEEQGPAELASLRTTVDTQDLPPALTPFFPSASTPSTRYSESPGMWSRTSTPTTMSSYSPGIVQSAKAGRLRQPSPSQTRMPFLSPSTSYASPQSDRASPVIQKPTTPANSSGPSLKSVSTKIRGPACSPPPRKSSVNFSPPQKSDLNVEKARKEVQEAEKPLYQPRTATPAAPPSAPETPLTPPRPSRDGTDRLTVHRSPVIQSNLPYVRSTGHTRRQSAEKIMTAEQLKSHPAPNRSAAASTDSVQSKSLSRIPTSETAPPVLSRKSPRTLTKEPPKEKAPPKRTETPKRFGLFSKKSKAELDDNASEQSRPARKGPAAGTGHEGYGKYSQRGRKSSVSSSGTRARSTSTTARSVASSKGSASSRPELEIDDFLMARLEPVVISGGGMDGAALSRTQSEQSMSSVSVSSTANMPRHTPVTSSAQSTDSLATSIGTSETGTPSESGLGLIYSHTKSLERRPSINDAQKPAKSRMPVPQGKGNSIFANTEATTTRASLSSHGSSSVPPKSTAHLPEQPTDSDRQEGKQGKKSKTSRWNLFQRNRGSEQKSSPSTVPDSHTAQLHASISPVANTRPVAHYAMVDTDSDELEDIIKKIEDSPPTEEEYLQHVAVPAGLNIRKKPSILLRSPPKLHGEFQSDYHPSPKTAMFNRNLMAPNHDESTEENRPSRLASVGRIPQVVSRRDRSHRPAVDSFSRPFSVVDLPSLMAPVTEELHNSMPANSSPSSAYSDIRSSQPLDRGYGYTQAFSAPEQASALDFLAGPYSNNEFIHFSPNRSSPSSSSSGALAAVTAVAPTPGSAPTEDEVWNEYDDLIDYTLSPEEPKPDPPAEEENKFDLATKASKTLQDELNNTDQPQSYLPAESTRSSTSSVRLRRSQIMSALRASTIAASTIAPSSQPSYSDLIAGYAEHSDEHLNIPGVPSHIERSPSSEHLHEQQSTFLHSLAAPPPPAPTPSEEGRNTVLGSSERDWDAATRTNMRSASLMTSRWLSFGRVLFSPAHNHVKTGTHGRILVIDGLGNDDWSFYCSLTYPDAEVYSLSGRPVSAATPHPAAWQPPTNHHTVYHMGLGNPLPFPKDYFTVAVLRFPAACSETIQSNMVQECKRVLRSGGYLEMSLLDRDMVNMGVRSRRAVRRLKEKTCLANPSVSLKPASDNVQRLIGCQGFDNLQRCMVRIPVAGMVVRSSDSTTSSSNRSISATATTPSTAFSLPTISVTTTSGSQSKSPSEDANISLGDLLSDPSPSPANDESIAKIVARVGRWWYTKCYEEPVLPDTGDGSPSMWNDRKVLRECQKRGTGFRMLIAYAQKPSEKRRTASV
- a CDS encoding uncharacterized protein (ID:PFLUO_002336-T1.cds;~source:funannotate) translates to MATDYAKKTNAELIEILKSRSLTHTGKKADLVSRLQQDDESKPAGKPDAADDVIDWDDEVPAEIAAKPSTEAGAAAIAAGGKGPVANPVAVPNQKLDTDPAATDDLKVEATGAVAATDAAPAQEAEAKPAVDFTRGLPSSELDEELRKRKARAEKFGIVEDSETALKEAQKQLERSKRFSTGAEAPTESSASVGVKGLDEALPDERSRKRSRNDQGGRGGKRRDMGGRQPRNRPRGGDGNRNREGGVQKPQPSQPSQKKSWSEQDVQAMEARKKRFTQAA
- a CDS encoding uncharacterized protein (ID:PFLUO_002337-T1.cds;~source:funannotate) — encoded protein: MQLLALLFLSLAATACSSGTATSLPTALNLANTFSQLTSELDQISFGSCSVANAILPVNNTSVQLPVPAAGLGIKYIAIGRGTQNYTCSSSNSSIIPVATGAAATLFDASCFASQSMTLLHELPAMIEQVPLGSLAFMAMILGQVTNTTNLIIGEHYFNAAGDPFFDLKLTGTDTWMNGAKNASATAPIRVATPADANGKNDVAWLRLVSTAGNAIKEVYRVKTFNGNPPATCAGQQGTVLVDYAAEYWFYG